AGGCGAGTCGCATGCACAATCTAGATGGAGAATTCATAGGTCTTTGCCGTGTACGAGTCCATGTTCTTCAGGGAGCGAAGCCGCCATGATACGAGCCTCATTAGGCGTGGCAGCGTCGAGCCGCTCTCGAGCGATGTCGATAAGTGAAGCAGGCAGATCCGAGTCGCGATCCCGCAGTGCACGCGCGGCGCCCAGCCGCAGCAGCATCAATGCCTCGCAGACGGCGAGATCGCCCGCGGGTTCTCCGGAGGCGTCGAGATACGCGGCTCGGAGTCTTTCGGCCGCGGATTGCCCTGTCCCACGTTGCAGCGCATTCCAGCTGAGCTCGGAAAGTAGAGATCCCACGTCGAGAAGCGGATCGGCGAGCACAACGTCGTGAGCCAGGGACGTGGCAATTCCGGCATCGGTGATCCGAAAATTGGCCAGGCTGACCGGAAAAATGGTTGGAGCGCGCCGGTCTACCATCTGATCGAGAAGAATCTCGAGCGAAGAGAGGAGCTCGCGGGAGACGCCTGACGCGGGATGGCCGGCTTTCTCGAGGGCCCTCACGCGCCGGGCAACCGCCCTCCACGTGTGCCGGCTCGCGCGCTCCTTGGTGACGACGGGAATCTCGAGCGAGTGAAACTCCGCCAGCGCGAGGCCCAGCTGGTCCAGCGACGCTGACTCGCGGTCGGAGCCCAGCACCGTGACCAGCCGATCGCCACGTGGAGGCTCGAAGACGACGAGAGAAAGAGGGTCCATGCGGCCAAGCGGACGCGGAAGCTGCAGCGCCGAAGGTCGCTCTGACGTGGCGGCGTACGTCGCTTGGAGTCGGCTGAGAACGTTCTTGCCCCTGGTGTGCGGGAACCCAATCGCCTCCAGGGCGCTGGTCCATCGCTCTTTACCCTTGTAACCCTTGAGCACCCATCTGACGTGAATGCACTCTCGACTCACGCTCTTGATCGACGGAGTGGTCTCGGTGAGCTCGATGTCCGGGCTGTATACCTCGTGCACGAGGAGCACGAGCAGAGCTTGCGCGTAGACTCGATCCATCGCCCATTCCGGGCGGTCGCTGAAGGGAATTTCCCGCCTGAAATCCTTCGGCGTCCCGGCAACGCGCGGACCGGCAAGCGAGAGATCCAGGGTGCGCTCTACCTCATCGATGAGCAGGTCGGCATGCTCCTCCCATCCCTCTCTCTGCATCCGGAAAGGGGATGCCGCGGCAGTCATGAGCGAGACCGCCTCGAGCAGGCGCGCCCGCTGAACGCTTTCCCCGGTCTGCTCGAGGTATGCCTCGAGGAATCCGTCGCCCACGGCGGCGAGGCCGTCGAGGGTGCCGGTCATGCGGAGCGAAGTGACACGGAGCGCTGCGAGGAAACGCCCGACGTCGAGCATCGGGTCGCCGTGAGCCGCCTGGTCCCAGTCGATAAGCATCACGCCGTGCGCGTTGACAAGGACATTTGCCAGATGAAAATCCGCGTGGATGGTGCCGGTGATTCGCATGCGCTCGACGACCTCTCGTCGCAGACGATTGCTCAGCGATTCGATCCGGAGTGCCTGTGCGGGACGTACCTGCGACAGGACACCTCCCCAGCGCGCAACGTTGCTCATTTCCTTCTCAACGCTCCGGTGCTTCAACACCGGCAGCGTCAGCGCGTGGACGTTGGCAATTGCCCGTGCGGCCTTGCGCACGGAACCTGCCAGCTCGCCCAGGCCGGTGATGTCGGACAACCTCCTGCCTGTCAGGAACTCCTGCAGCGAAAGGCGCGCGACCGCGACGTAGCCGACCGGGGGAGCGAGCGGCGCGCGACCGGATGCCTTGCGCCAGATCGCCCAGTGCCCGGCGAACAGACGCGCCGGCGGGCGCCGGGCATCGATCTTACCGACGAGGCGGCGCAGCTCCGGCACCAGTGACTTGCGGTCCTCCGCCAGCACTTCGTACTGAAGCGCAGCTCTCATTCCGGGCGTGTACGAAAGGGTATCAACGTGCACATGTCTGACTCGGGCACCGCGCGCCTGCCACAGGTGTTGAAATGCGACCTTCATTTCCTGGGGATGCGCAACGGTCAGAAGGTTCGGCATCACCGGATCCAGCGGATATGCGTGCACGACGACATGAGCATCGCGCGCTGCCAGCCAGGGTGTCCGGAACGGCATCCTGCGCGCCATTCCCTTGCTTGCGCGCAGATCGCGGTACCGCGCAATCAGCTCCACAGGGTCGGCGGGGATCTCCTCATCCACGCGAAGAGCCCGCACGAAGAGGAGCTGTCGTCCCGTGCGCCCGGTATCGGGATCACGAACCTTGATCTTCCAGAGGACCTTCGCGCCAACGCCGGGAGTGTATTGCACGTCCTGCAGCCGACCATCCAGAAAGCGTAGACCGTCGCGACATTCATCGAGTCGCTGCGTGAGCAGCTCGAACAGCGAGTCTACGCGCAGTGCGAAGCCCAGGCCCGGCACCGCGGGATCAGCCGGCGTCTCGGGTACAGGTCTCACGATCAACGCACCTGCCCGAACTCGACGAGCTCGCGGAACAGCCCTGCCCGCAGCGACATCTCCGCGTATCCACCTTCCTGAACGAGACGTCCATTCTCGAGAACGACGATGCGGTCGGCATCGCGGAGCCGATCCAGATCGTGGCTGATCATGAGCACGGTGCGGCCCTGCATGAGCTTCTGCAAAGCGTCCGTGACGATCGATGCCGCGCGCTGATCGAGCCCCGCCGTTGGCTCGTCCAGCACAACGATCGGCGCATCGCGCAGCATCGCGCGCGCGATGGCGACACATTGACGCTGACCGCCGGAAAGTGTGCCGCCCCGCTCGCCCGGAATCGTGTCGTAGCCTTCGGGAAGCGCGGCAATGACATCGTGGATGCCGGCGCTCCGCGCAGCTTCCACGATTGCCTCGCGGTCAGCTCCCGGGCGCCCCGCCGCTATGTTTTCCGCGATCGTCGTCGCGAACAGCACGGGCTCCTGAAACACGAAGCTCACCTGCCGGCGCAGAGAGACGAGAGTGAACGAGCGCACGTCGCGCCCGTCGATGCACACGCGGCCTTCTGTCGCATCGTAGAAGCGGGGAACGAGACTCACGAGCGATGACTTGCCCGCCCCCGTGGGACCGACGATGCCCAGGCGCTCGCCAGGGCGCACGGTGAGATTGACCGTGCGCAACACCCACGGTCCTCTGCCATGGCGAAGGCCGACTTTCTCGAAGCTCACTTCACCAACGAACGCCGGTGCTTCATTCGCATCCGGCAGATCGCGTACACCCGGGACGAGATCGAGGACCTCCAGTATCCGCTCTCCGGCAGTCGCCGTTCGCGTCACCTGCTCGGTAGTACGCGACGCGCGCCTCAATGGCCGCGCGAAGGTGCGCAGATAACTGACGAACACCACCAGATCGCCCGGCGACAGCGCGCCCGACATGATACGGCGCGCGGCAACTCCCACGACCACTGCGGTAATCGCACCGACGGCGAGCTCCGACGCCCACCGGAGCCTTGCCTCGATGCGCGCCGCCTTCAGACCTTCCCGTAGGCTTCTGTTGTCGAATCTTCCGACCCGCTCCGCCTCCTGCTCCTCGAGCCCGAATCCGTGCACGACGCGAATCGCCCCGAGAGATTCGCTCATCTTCGTCGCGAGATCGCCCTCCTGCCGGCGCTGCTTCCGGATCGCGGCTCGCATCGGTTTTCGGTATCGTCGCATCAACAGGTACAGAAGCGGGAGCGACGCAAAAGAGACGAGCGCCAACCGCCAGTCCATCAGCAGCATGATGATCGCCATGCCGACCATCAGGAGCGAGTTCTCCGAGAGGCCGAGCGGAATCTTCACGAGGGCGTCACGGAGCAGCCGGATATCCGCGGTCAGACGGACGAGAAGGTCGCCGGTCTTTCTGCGGTCGTGGAACGAGAAATCGAGATGCTGCAGATGTCGAAAGAGATCGGCTCGCAGGCGTGCGACCACTTTCTGTCCGACATACGCGGAGAGCACGTTCTGCCAGTAGTAAAAGAAGCCCGACAGGACTGCGATAACGACGATGGCGACGACAACGAGGTTGAGCAGCCCCGTCCTGCCGCCGGTCCAGTCCCCTACAAACGAAAGTGACTCGGGGAGCGGCTTGCCGAGGAGCACGTTGTCGAGGACGATTTTGATCGGCCACGGCTCCAGAAGTCGCAGCAGCATGAAGCCAACGGTCGAAAGCAACGCCAGCGCGAGGTCCCTTTTTCGACCGCGCAGATACGGTGAGAGTCGTTTGATGACCCGCCGCAGCGCGTCGATCTTCTGCAACACCTTCGGCCGCGCCCGGCGCCGTCGCGCCACCGGCTCGCCCGTTTTCATGCGGCACCCACCGGAACGTCTCTCATCGCAATCGAGACGATGTCCGCAACGCGCGAGGTCCACGCGTGGTTTTCCCGTGCTTCCGCAAGACCCGCTTCGCCGATCCGCTGCCGCATTGCCGGATCGCCCGCAGTCGCAAGGAACGCGGCGGCTAGCGCATCGGCATCGCCGGGTCGGACCAGGACCCCGGTCTCGCCGTCGCGGAGAAGCTCGGGGATCTGCCCGATGTCGGACGCGACGTTGCAAACTCCGCAAGCCATGGCGTCAAGAATCTTCAGCGGCGAAAAGTAAAATCGGTCGATGGGCGGGTACGGCGCGACCGCAATGTCCATCCCGCGAATCCATGGCGGTACGTCCTCCAGCGGCAGAGCGCCCGTGTGTGTGACGCGTCCGGGAAGCTCGGCCGCAAGGCATGTTACTTCGCCACGAAGCGGGCCATCGCCGACTACGAGGAGATGGAGTCGCGGGTCAGCGGCGGCGGCTTTCCTGAACGCCGCCGTCAGGACATCGATGCCGTGCCACGCCTTGAGGCTTCCTGAAAATCCAATGACGACAGAGCTGTGGTCACCCGCGCGCTTAACTTCGCCCACCGGCGAAAAGAGATCGAGGTCGACGCCGTTGACCACCACCTCGACTTTCGCCTCGTCCACTCCTGCGTCCACCAGGCGGTCGCGCATCTGGGCGGAGTTGGTGATGATGCGCTGTGCTTCGTGCATGACCACTTCTTCCAGCGTCTCCGCCGCTTCCTGCAGGGCCTGCGAGCGAAACGTGGCCCCTTCCCACGCCAGCGGCGCGTGGACGTTGAGTACGTGCGGCACCCCGAGCCGGTTACAGGCGAATACTCCGGCGACGCCGAACGGAGAATAGAGCTCGAAAACGAAATCCGGATTGAATCGTTCTATCTCGCGCTCGAGCTCGTCTTCAGCGAGCACATTGTTCAGCAGCTGCCCGACAGCATGAGCAACCCGCTTTCGCGTGCGCTGAGCTTCCCGGCTTGGGGCAGCCATCGCTTGCGCACTCCTGAGCAAATCGTCGAGCACGGGCGGAGTGGGAATGCGAACAACGGAAGCGCCAAGTCTCCCCGAGTCGACATCGGACGGCGTAAGCACGACGACCTCGTGTCCCGCGGACTGAAACGCGTGCACAAGGCTGCGGAAATGCGCGGTCGCGCCATTGTGCTTCGCGAGCGTGATGCCGCGGTCCGCACACAGATAGAGGATCTTCATGCGGGCCGCTCCTGCAGGAGGTCGTACAGCTTTGCGGCAGTCTTTGTCTGATCGAAGGCTTCCACCACCGATGGGCGGGCAGCCGAGGAGAGCCGTGTGTGCAGGTCTGCATCGCGCATGACTCTTTCGATCGCGTCGGCGAGACTTGTCGCATCGCGCTCGGGTACGATCAACCCGTTGACGCCGTGATGCACCGCTTCGGGGATTCCCGTGACCGCTGTGCTGATTACAGGAACACCGCAGGCGAGCGCCTCGACGATCGACACGGGGAGGCCGTCGCGGTTGCCGTCCTCTCCCACGATGCACGGGAGTACCAGCAGATGCGCGCCCTGATAGTGGCGGACGATCTCCTGTTGGGGCAGCGGCTCCAGCAGTCGCACGTGATCGCCAAGCTT
This portion of the Gemmatimonadaceae bacterium genome encodes:
- a CDS encoding aminoglycoside phosphotransferase family protein, with the protein product MRPVPETPADPAVPGLGFALRVDSLFELLTQRLDECRDGLRFLDGRLQDVQYTPGVGAKVLWKIKVRDPDTGRTGRQLLFVRALRVDEEIPADPVELIARYRDLRASKGMARRMPFRTPWLAARDAHVVVHAYPLDPVMPNLLTVAHPQEMKVAFQHLWQARGARVRHVHVDTLSYTPGMRAALQYEVLAEDRKSLVPELRRLVGKIDARRPPARLFAGHWAIWRKASGRAPLAPPVGYVAVARLSLQEFLTGRRLSDITGLGELAGSVRKAARAIANVHALTLPVLKHRSVEKEMSNVARWGGVLSQVRPAQALRIESLSNRLRREVVERMRITGTIHADFHLANVLVNAHGVMLIDWDQAAHGDPMLDVGRFLAALRVTSLRMTGTLDGLAAVGDGFLEAYLEQTGESVQRARLLEAVSLMTAAASPFRMQREGWEEHADLLIDEVERTLDLSLAGPRVAGTPKDFRREIPFSDRPEWAMDRVYAQALLVLLVHEVYSPDIELTETTPSIKSVSRECIHVRWVLKGYKGKERWTSALEAIGFPHTRGKNVLSRLQATYAATSERPSALQLPRPLGRMDPLSLVVFEPPRGDRLVTVLGSDRESASLDQLGLALAEFHSLEIPVVTKERASRHTWRAVARRVRALEKAGHPASGVSRELLSSLEILLDQMVDRRAPTIFPVSLANFRITDAGIATSLAHDVVLADPLLDVGSLLSELSWNALQRGTGQSAAERLRAAYLDASGEPAGDLAVCEALMLLRLGAARALRDRDSDLPASLIDIARERLDAATPNEARIMAASLPEEHGLVHGKDL
- a CDS encoding ABC transporter ATP-binding protein, yielding MKTGEPVARRRRARPKVLQKIDALRRVIKRLSPYLRGRKRDLALALLSTVGFMLLRLLEPWPIKIVLDNVLLGKPLPESLSFVGDWTGGRTGLLNLVVVAIVVIAVLSGFFYYWQNVLSAYVGQKVVARLRADLFRHLQHLDFSFHDRRKTGDLLVRLTADIRLLRDALVKIPLGLSENSLLMVGMAIIMLLMDWRLALVSFASLPLLYLLMRRYRKPMRAAIRKQRRQEGDLATKMSESLGAIRVVHGFGLEEQEAERVGRFDNRSLREGLKAARIEARLRWASELAVGAITAVVVGVAARRIMSGALSPGDLVVFVSYLRTFARPLRRASRTTEQVTRTATAGERILEVLDLVPGVRDLPDANEAPAFVGEVSFEKVGLRHGRGPWVLRTVNLTVRPGERLGIVGPTGAGKSSLVSLVPRFYDATEGRVCIDGRDVRSFTLVSLRRQVSFVFQEPVLFATTIAENIAAGRPGADREAIVEAARSAGIHDVIAALPEGYDTIPGERGGTLSGGQRQCVAIARAMLRDAPIVVLDEPTAGLDQRAASIVTDALQKLMQGRTVLMISHDLDRLRDADRIVVLENGRLVQEGGYAEMSLRAGLFRELVEFGQVR
- a CDS encoding glycosyltransferase family 4 protein, whose translation is MKILYLCADRGITLAKHNGATAHFRSLVHAFQSAGHEVVVLTPSDVDSGRLGASVVRIPTPPVLDDLLRSAQAMAAPSREAQRTRKRVAHAVGQLLNNVLAEDELEREIERFNPDFVFELYSPFGVAGVFACNRLGVPHVLNVHAPLAWEGATFRSQALQEAAETLEEVVMHEAQRIITNSAQMRDRLVDAGVDEAKVEVVVNGVDLDLFSPVGEVKRAGDHSSVVIGFSGSLKAWHGIDVLTAAFRKAAAADPRLHLLVVGDGPLRGEVTCLAAELPGRVTHTGALPLEDVPPWIRGMDIAVAPYPPIDRFYFSPLKILDAMACGVCNVASDIGQIPELLRDGETGVLVRPGDADALAAAFLATAGDPAMRQRIGEAGLAEARENHAWTSRVADIVSIAMRDVPVGAA